Proteins encoded together in one Sinorhizobium sp. B11 window:
- a CDS encoding ATP-binding cassette domain-containing protein, whose translation MPEKGQTILRLSNISKNFGAVSALTDIELDVKAGEVVALVGDNGAGKSTLIKVLAGVHQPSSGTIEFCGQNVTLDSPGKALELGIATVFQDLALCENLDVVANLFLGHEISPWGLDEVAMEVRAWTLLRELAARIPSVREPIASLSGGQRQTVAIARSLLLDPKIIMLDEPTAALGVAQTAEVLNLIERVRERGLGVIIISHNMEDVRAVADRIVVLRLGRNNGVFTPDSSNQELVAAITGATENAVSRRIERKTGAAHETSGRPA comes from the coding sequence ATGCCGGAGAAGGGTCAGACGATCCTCCGGTTGAGCAATATTTCCAAAAATTTCGGCGCCGTGTCGGCGCTGACCGACATCGAACTGGACGTGAAGGCCGGCGAGGTCGTGGCGCTGGTCGGTGACAATGGTGCCGGCAAGTCGACCCTGATCAAGGTCCTGGCGGGCGTGCACCAGCCTTCGTCCGGAACGATCGAGTTCTGCGGCCAGAACGTCACGCTCGACAGTCCCGGCAAGGCGCTGGAACTCGGCATTGCCACTGTCTTCCAGGATCTCGCGCTCTGCGAAAACCTCGACGTCGTCGCCAATCTTTTCCTCGGCCATGAAATCTCTCCGTGGGGCCTCGACGAAGTGGCCATGGAAGTGCGAGCCTGGACTTTGCTCCGGGAACTTGCCGCCCGCATCCCCTCGGTGCGCGAGCCGATCGCCTCGCTTTCCGGCGGTCAGCGCCAGACGGTTGCCATCGCGCGTTCGCTGTTGCTCGATCCGAAGATCATCATGCTGGACGAACCGACCGCAGCGCTCGGTGTCGCCCAGACTGCGGAGGTGCTGAACCTGATCGAGCGCGTCCGTGAGCGTGGCCTCGGTGTCATCATCATCAGCCACAATATGGAAGACGTGCGCGCCGTGGCGGACCGCATCGTCGTGCTGCGCCTTGGGCGCAACAATGGCGTCTTCACGCCGGATTCGTCCAATCAGGAACTCGTCGCCGCCATCACCGGCGCCACCGAAAACGCCGTCTCCCGGCGCATCGAGCGCAAGACGGGTGCTGCCCATGAAACCAGCGGGAGGCCCGCATGA